ATCAAACCAGGCAAACCACTGACGTTCGGGCATTTTCGTGGCGTGCCTGTGATTGGTTTACCCGGCAATCCGGCATCGACCCTGGTGACTTTTGCTCTGTTGGCAAGGCCTTACCTTTTGCGCCGCCAAGGCGTAAAAGAGGTTGAGCCCCTGAAGTTTCAGGTGCCGGCAGGGTTTGTCTGGCCAAAGGCCGGCAACCGACGTGAGTACTTGCGCGGACGTCTGGAGAATGGCCGGGCAATCATCTACAGGAATCAGAGCTCTGGCGTACTGCGCAGTGCTGCCTGGGCTGACGGTCTGGTTGAAGTGCTGGAAGACCGTACGCTGATCGAGGGTGATTGTGTGAGCTTCATCCCGCTGAGTGAAGTCTTGAGCTGATACAGGTACTGGTATTCCCACGCAAGCCCGGTTGATCGCATTGGGCTTGCGTGCATGACCATTCCTTAACGTGCCAGAAGTGTCACGACCTGGTCGAAGCGGCTGTTGGCGATCCAGGCCAGAAGCCCCAGGATCACGGCTGTTCCACCAGCTGAATAGGCAAGCCGGTGTTTGATGGATTTGACGTCATCCCGGACTTCATCCATGTCTCTTCGGATGTACTTGAGGTGTGTCTCCAGTTCAATGACGCGAGGTTCCATATCAACTTCTCCGGCGGATTTTGCGCTGTTTTTGAGTTCAGCCTGATGATTGGCGCGATTTTCTGCGAACGGCGCGACCGGAGTTACCGGTAGTCTGAGGTCATGGCTTTGCATGGAGTAACTGGCTCCTTGCGTTAAAACCATTCAAGTGGTCGATGCCGTTGTTGCTTGCGCTTGTTGAGGCCCTTAAGGGGGTTCCATTCATTGTTTTTCACGTCCCTGTGTAAATTAACGGGTGATGACTGATACCGAGACACAACGGTGTACCAATTGCCCGGTTGGGTCAATTGAGCCGATTCCTCACGTTTTGTAAGAAAAAATACCGCTCTGTAGGACTCACGTTTCCTTCCCTTGGAAATAATTAAAATCCTTTCGACTTTTATGAGGGGCTGCGAGGTCAACATGTCCCATGGATATGCGGATATGGGAGTGGCAAAAATGAGCGAGCGCAAGGCGCTGTTGATTCTACATGGCAAGCAGGCACTCAATGAGGAGGTCCGTGCAGCCGTCGAAGGCAAGCGCCAGCAGGGCTGGGAACTGGCTGTTCGACTGACCTGGGAGGCCGGTGATGCGCAGCGGTTGGTGGATGAAGCGCTGACGGCAGGCTATACGCAGCTGATTGCCGGCGGCGGTGATGGCACCTTGCGTGATATCGCCGAAGCCATGGCAGCGCATTCGACGCAGGCCAGCCTGGTGCTTTTGCCCTTGGGCACCGCCAACGATTTTGCTCGCGCTGCCGGTGTGCCTCTGGAGTCCGCTCAGGCGTTGGACCTTCTGGAGGCTGCCCCGCGAGCCATTGATCTGGGAGAAGTCGGCGGGCAGGTTTTCCTGAACATGGCCACTGGCGGCTTTGGCAGTCAGGTCACGGCCAATACCTCCGAGGATCTGAAAAAAATTCTTGGAGGCGCCGCTTATCTCTTCACGGGTTTATCACGCTTCAGTGAGTTGCATGCGGCCTATGGCGAGTTGCAGGGGCCGGATTTTCACTGGCGCGGCGAATTGTTGGCATTAGGCATTGGCAATGGTCGACAGGCTGGCGGTGGTCATGTGTTGTGCCCGCAGGCGCTGGCTGACGATGGTCTGCTGGATATCAGCATTTTGCCCGCGCCACAGGAAGTGGTCGGTACCTTGAAAGACCTGCTGAGCGATGGCTTTGGAATCGACAACATGTTTGTGCGAGCTCGCTTGCCATGGGTC
This genomic stretch from Pseudomonas wuhanensis harbors:
- the yegS gene encoding lipid kinase YegS, yielding MSERKALLILHGKQALNEEVRAAVEGKRQQGWELAVRLTWEAGDAQRLVDEALTAGYTQLIAGGGDGTLRDIAEAMAAHSTQASLVLLPLGTANDFARAAGVPLESAQALDLLEAAPRAIDLGEVGGQVFLNMATGGFGSQVTANTSEDLKKILGGAAYLFTGLSRFSELHAAYGELQGPDFHWRGELLALGIGNGRQAGGGHVLCPQALADDGLLDISILPAPQEVVGTLKDLLSDGFGIDNMFVRARLPWVEIKVSEGLYINLDGEPLEGDSLRFSARPAALRVHLPEGSPLLSVSNPANRPD